Proteins encoded within one genomic window of Saccharopolyspora pogona:
- a CDS encoding enoyl-CoA hydratase/isomerase family protein has product MPNDSQQTKEVLLVTDRAADAGTVRVLTLNRPDKRNALNTALTRALSVALAEAERDPAVRAVVLNGNGRGFCAGADLNEFSTLTPDNPDAVLERAELTARLQTQMQRMGTPVVSAVHGAAVGGGAGLAIGADMVVAGTDLKFGYPEARHSIVPALVMTGLQRHLDRKLAFELISTGRMLTAAEAAEHGLVNRVVEPAEVLPTALEIAHGWAAVQPRALRAAKELFYRVADLPTDAAMRAGQDVNALMRGFRE; this is encoded by the coding sequence GTGCCGAACGACTCACAGCAGACCAAGGAAGTCCTGCTGGTCACCGACCGAGCCGCGGATGCGGGAACCGTGCGGGTGCTGACCCTCAACCGGCCGGACAAGCGCAACGCCCTCAACACCGCGCTCACCCGCGCGCTGAGCGTTGCGCTCGCCGAAGCCGAGCGCGACCCGGCGGTACGGGCGGTGGTGCTCAACGGTAACGGCCGCGGCTTCTGCGCCGGTGCCGACCTGAATGAGTTCAGCACGCTCACCCCGGACAATCCCGATGCCGTCCTGGAACGCGCCGAGCTCACCGCGCGGCTTCAGACGCAGATGCAGCGGATGGGCACTCCGGTTGTTTCCGCCGTGCACGGCGCGGCGGTAGGCGGCGGGGCCGGGCTGGCGATCGGCGCGGACATGGTCGTCGCCGGTACCGACCTCAAGTTCGGCTACCCGGAGGCACGGCACTCGATCGTTCCCGCGCTGGTGATGACCGGCCTGCAGCGCCACCTGGATCGCAAGCTCGCCTTCGAGCTGATCAGCACCGGCCGAATGCTCACCGCGGCCGAGGCCGCCGAGCACGGCCTGGTCAACCGGGTCGTGGAACCCGCCGAGGTGCTGCCCACCGCGCTGGAGATCGCGCACGGCTGGGCGGCCGTGCAACCCCGCGCGTTGCGGGCCGCGAAGGAACTCTTCTACCGAGTCGCCGACCTGCCCACCGACGCGGCGATGCGCGCCGGGCAGGACGTGAACGCGCTGATGCGGGGGTTCCGCGAATGA
- a CDS encoding CaiB/BaiF CoA transferase family protein has protein sequence MSDGQPLAGITVLDFSRVLAAPMATQILGELGATVLKIERPGSGDETRRFEPRLPAGESAYFFAFNRGKSSITLNLKDPRGAELARRLAADADVVVENFLPGTMERLGLGYADLAAGNPGLVYVSATGFGRTGPDRDRKGYDTIFQALSGIMAMTGTPDGPPAKTGIPVADMTSGLWVVIAVLTGLAGRRGHGWGRHFDVSMMDAQLGLHALNAARLFALDQDPVRTGTEHPGRVPSAAFRAADGGWLHISGSDQHWLPLCEVLGLDELAGDPSLQRNAGRVTERERVMHSLTEAIARHDRDWLLERLRAAEVPVGEVRTVREALEAPQTRARDMVATFDHPTEGEFAALRTPLREAGAAAPAADPPPLLGADTETVLADRLGMTAAEIAELHREGVL, from the coding sequence ATGAGCGACGGGCAGCCGCTGGCGGGCATCACGGTGCTGGACTTCTCGCGGGTGCTGGCCGCTCCGATGGCCACGCAGATCCTGGGTGAGCTCGGCGCGACGGTGCTTAAGATCGAGCGTCCTGGTTCCGGCGACGAGACACGCCGTTTCGAACCGCGCCTGCCTGCCGGGGAAAGCGCGTACTTCTTCGCGTTCAACCGGGGCAAGAGCTCGATCACGTTGAACCTCAAGGACCCGCGCGGCGCGGAGCTGGCCCGGCGGCTGGCCGCCGACGCGGACGTCGTCGTGGAGAACTTCCTGCCCGGCACGATGGAGCGGCTCGGCCTCGGCTACGCGGATCTGGCTGCGGGCAATCCCGGCCTCGTCTACGTCTCCGCCACCGGGTTCGGCCGCACCGGCCCCGACCGGGACCGGAAGGGCTACGACACGATCTTCCAGGCCCTGTCGGGAATCATGGCGATGACCGGGACGCCGGATGGACCACCTGCCAAGACCGGTATTCCGGTCGCCGACATGACCTCCGGGTTGTGGGTGGTGATCGCGGTGCTCACCGGCCTCGCCGGTCGGCGCGGCCACGGGTGGGGACGGCACTTCGATGTGTCCATGATGGACGCCCAACTCGGACTGCACGCGCTCAACGCGGCCCGGTTGTTCGCCCTGGACCAGGACCCGGTCCGCACCGGGACCGAACATCCCGGCCGGGTCCCGTCGGCCGCTTTCCGGGCCGCCGACGGCGGCTGGCTGCACATCAGCGGCAGCGACCAGCACTGGCTCCCGCTATGCGAAGTGCTCGGCCTGGACGAGCTGGCCGGCGACCCGTCCCTTCAGCGCAACGCGGGCCGGGTCACCGAACGGGAGCGGGTTATGCACTCGCTCACCGAAGCCATCGCCCGGCACGACCGTGACTGGCTGCTGGAGCGGTTACGCGCTGCCGAGGTGCCGGTCGGCGAGGTCCGCACCGTGCGGGAGGCGCTGGAAGCTCCGCAGACCCGCGCGCGCGATATGGTCGCCACCTTTGATCACCCGACCGAGGGCGAGTTCGCCGCCCTGCGCACCCCGTTGCGGGAAGCCGGCGCGGCGGCACCAGCCGCGGATCCGCCGCCGCTGCTGGGCGCCGACACCGAAACCGTGCTCGCCGACCGGCTCGGCATGACGGCCGCCGAGATCGCCGAGCTGCACCGGGAAGGGGTGCTCTGA
- a CDS encoding enoyl-CoA hydratase/isomerase family protein: MTRPHEPEAPQSRVHLEITDGVAHVRLARPEARNAVDLPMCLRLREVFEEVDDSDARVVLLSAQGPSFCAGADLKERTGKEAAWVRRRRIASFAAYAAIEQCRHPVVALVHGAIVGSGGELTMAADFAIAAEDAVFRFPEPHWGTVGATQRLQRAIGKRRAKELLFTNRPMRAAEALDLGVVAQVVPAEELAATGAEVAAHITKAPPLAIELTKRAVDLGAETDLDRGIRIEMSAIEQNLADGGWRDGFQRFRNRANNSEES; this comes from the coding sequence ATGACCCGCCCCCACGAACCAGAAGCACCGCAGAGCCGGGTGCACTTGGAAATCACCGACGGAGTCGCACACGTCCGGCTCGCCCGCCCCGAGGCCCGCAACGCCGTAGACCTGCCGATGTGCCTGCGATTGCGGGAGGTCTTCGAAGAGGTCGACGACTCCGACGCCCGCGTGGTGCTGCTGTCCGCGCAGGGACCGTCCTTCTGTGCTGGTGCCGACCTGAAAGAACGCACCGGCAAGGAAGCGGCGTGGGTGCGGCGCAGGCGCATCGCCTCGTTCGCCGCCTACGCCGCGATCGAGCAGTGCCGCCACCCCGTGGTGGCACTCGTGCACGGCGCGATCGTGGGCTCGGGGGGCGAGCTGACGATGGCCGCCGACTTCGCCATCGCCGCCGAGGACGCGGTGTTCCGCTTTCCCGAGCCGCACTGGGGGACGGTCGGGGCGACGCAACGCCTGCAACGCGCGATCGGCAAGCGGCGGGCGAAGGAACTGCTGTTCACCAACCGTCCGATGCGGGCCGCCGAAGCGCTCGACCTCGGCGTGGTGGCGCAGGTCGTGCCCGCCGAGGAGCTCGCGGCGACCGGCGCCGAAGTGGCAGCGCACATCACGAAGGCACCGCCGCTGGCGATCGAGCTGACCAAGCGGGCCGTCGACCTCGGCGCCGAAACCGACCTGGACCGCGGCATCCGCATCGAAATGTCGGCGATCGAGCAGAACCTCGCCGACGGCGGCTGGCGTGACGGCTTCCAGCGGTTCCGCAACCGGGCGAACAACAGCGAGGAGAGCTGA
- a CDS encoding AMP-binding protein, which produces MELRTSCPLTTHEALDRAALLAPDVEAVITAETRTTYGELADDVARVRAGLAAAGIGKGDRIAICLGNEPRWMALFLALGSVGAITVPVNTRFTAAEVHYALEHSKVSALFVADRVLRVDFLAMLHELGFGEGGCRTLPNLKQVVVLGDAVPGWATAWTDFLDSGALDPGAVAAPEDPLLVQYTSGTTSRPKGVLLTHRSMCANGFFSGARLGLRPGDRFHSARPFFHVAGSTLSVLASIQHATTLVTMPRFEAAEALRLMEAERCTHFSGNDTIALMLLNHPDRTVRDLRLRGAWVAGAPSIIRRVIDELGARECVAGYGLSEASPNVAQSCWWEDEAVRASGAMRVEPGVEVRIRALDDERDCVPGEPGSILVRGWNVMLGYLDAPEQTAETISPDGWLSTGDIGSLDEHGRLRFVGRTKDIIRVGGENVAPADVEDALLGHPAVRQAAVVGVPDQRLMEVPFAFVVLNESGTASEDELLIWSRQRLASFKVPRYLRILPDFERIGMTASSKIQKNQLAAHARELLETEGAGDGVHQ; this is translated from the coding sequence ATGGAACTCCGGACATCATGCCCGCTGACCACGCACGAGGCGCTGGACCGCGCCGCGCTGCTGGCTCCCGATGTCGAAGCCGTCATCACCGCTGAGACGCGCACGACCTACGGCGAGCTGGCCGACGATGTCGCGCGCGTCCGGGCGGGCCTCGCGGCAGCCGGAATCGGCAAGGGCGACCGGATCGCGATCTGCCTGGGCAACGAGCCACGCTGGATGGCACTGTTCCTTGCGCTGGGCTCGGTCGGGGCGATCACGGTGCCGGTGAACACCCGGTTCACCGCCGCCGAAGTGCACTACGCCCTGGAACACTCGAAGGTGTCCGCGCTGTTCGTCGCCGACCGGGTGCTCCGCGTCGATTTCCTGGCCATGCTCCACGAACTCGGCTTCGGCGAAGGCGGCTGCCGCACCCTGCCGAACCTGAAGCAGGTCGTGGTACTCGGCGACGCGGTTCCGGGCTGGGCGACAGCCTGGACGGACTTCCTCGACTCCGGTGCCCTCGACCCCGGCGCGGTCGCCGCACCCGAGGACCCGCTGCTCGTTCAGTACACGTCAGGCACCACCTCCCGCCCGAAAGGCGTGCTGCTCACCCACCGCAGCATGTGCGCCAACGGGTTCTTCTCCGGTGCGCGGCTGGGTCTGCGACCAGGCGACCGGTTCCACAGCGCACGCCCGTTCTTCCACGTCGCAGGCAGCACGCTTTCGGTGCTCGCCTCGATCCAGCACGCGACCACTCTCGTGACCATGCCGCGATTCGAAGCCGCGGAGGCGCTGCGGCTGATGGAAGCCGAACGCTGCACGCACTTCTCGGGAAACGACACGATCGCCCTGATGCTGCTCAACCACCCGGACCGCACCGTGCGCGATCTGCGGTTGCGCGGGGCCTGGGTAGCCGGCGCGCCCAGCATCATCCGCCGCGTCATCGACGAGCTCGGCGCCCGCGAATGCGTTGCCGGTTACGGCCTTTCCGAGGCCTCCCCCAACGTCGCCCAGTCCTGCTGGTGGGAGGACGAAGCCGTGCGGGCCTCCGGTGCGATGCGCGTCGAGCCAGGCGTTGAGGTGCGTATCAGGGCGCTCGACGACGAGCGGGACTGCGTTCCCGGCGAGCCGGGTTCGATCCTCGTGCGGGGCTGGAACGTCATGCTCGGCTACCTCGACGCACCGGAGCAGACCGCGGAGACGATCAGCCCGGACGGCTGGCTGTCCACCGGCGACATCGGCTCCCTCGACGAGCACGGGCGGTTGCGCTTCGTTGGCCGCACCAAGGACATCATCCGGGTCGGCGGCGAGAACGTCGCCCCGGCCGATGTCGAGGACGCGCTCCTGGGGCACCCCGCGGTGCGGCAGGCGGCCGTCGTCGGCGTCCCCGACCAGCGGTTGATGGAGGTGCCGTTCGCGTTCGTTGTGCTCAACGAATCCGGCACCGCCAGCGAGGACGAGCTGCTGATCTGGTCCCGGCAACGGCTGGCCAGCTTCAAAGTCCCCCGGTATCTGCGCATCCTGCCGGATTTCGAGCGCATCGGAATGACCGCCAGCTCCAAGATCCAGAAGAACCAGCTCGCCGCGCACGCCCGCGAACTGCTGGAGACCGAAGGCGCCGGCGATGGGGTGCACCAGTGA
- a CDS encoding NAD(P)H-dependent flavin oxidoreductase: protein MSQIITSVTKLLGIDLPIVQAGMSWASSDSALPLAVSRAGGLGVVAAGPMRIGDLTRTLDEMADGTGAPWAVNLPLYRTGADEVMDLLVERRPPVLIASQGGPRRYLRRFQDIGTTCLHVVAAPEHARKAVDAGVDGLVVVGAEAGGHPPPALVTTQVLVRAVRKAVPGTPLIASGGVADGYGLAAALALGAGAAQFGTRFLASAESAVHSDYKQAVVDAGVDGTKTVGRGLGLIRAISNDFTDRMIELEESGSDLELRRKAFQGGTLRDAALHGDLKGGKVEAGQSAGLVDDVLPAAEIVDRIVQEYADAVAQLQAVSADT, encoded by the coding sequence GTGAGCCAAATTATCACCTCCGTGACGAAGTTGCTCGGCATCGATCTGCCAATCGTGCAGGCCGGAATGTCGTGGGCGTCCTCCGATTCGGCGCTGCCGCTGGCGGTCAGCCGCGCGGGCGGGCTCGGCGTGGTCGCAGCCGGACCGATGCGCATCGGCGATCTCACCCGCACGCTCGACGAAATGGCCGACGGCACGGGCGCGCCGTGGGCGGTGAACCTACCGCTGTACCGGACCGGGGCGGATGAGGTCATGGACCTGCTGGTCGAGCGCAGACCGCCGGTATTGATCGCCTCCCAGGGCGGGCCGCGGCGCTACCTGCGGCGGTTCCAGGACATCGGCACCACGTGCCTGCACGTCGTGGCAGCCCCGGAGCACGCGCGCAAGGCGGTCGACGCCGGGGTCGACGGGCTCGTCGTGGTTGGCGCGGAGGCCGGTGGACACCCGCCGCCGGCCTTGGTCACCACCCAGGTGCTGGTGCGCGCCGTGCGCAAAGCCGTGCCGGGCACGCCGTTGATCGCCTCCGGCGGTGTGGCCGACGGGTATGGGCTGGCGGCGGCCCTGGCGCTGGGTGCGGGAGCCGCCCAGTTCGGCACGCGGTTCCTGGCGAGTGCGGAGTCCGCGGTGCATTCGGACTACAAGCAGGCTGTGGTCGACGCGGGGGTCGACGGCACCAAGACCGTGGGGCGAGGTCTGGGGCTGATCCGGGCGATCAGCAACGACTTCACCGACCGGATGATCGAGCTGGAGGAGTCCGGCTCGGACCTCGAGCTGCGCCGGAAGGCGTTCCAAGGCGGCACGCTGCGCGACGCGGCGCTGCACGGCGATCTCAAGGGAGGCAAGGTCGAAGCGGGCCAGTCCGCGGGGCTGGTCGACGACGTGCTCCCCGCAGCGGAGATCGTGGACCGGATCGTGCAGGAATACGCCGACGCCGTCGCCCAGCTCCAGGCGGTCTCAGCCGACACATGA
- a CDS encoding metal-dependent hydrolase family protein encodes MTALLLRSGKLLDVESGEYAEGDLLCVGGRIAETGPGLTAPEGARTVELGGAAVLPGLIDAHVHVTAATADLSALPSWSPSYATAHAAQIMGRMLDRGFTTVRDASGADFGLADAQAEGLIRGPRLAFCGKALSQTGGHGDGRPRGTQVHDGHQCCAGLGRIADGVDAVRAAARDELRKGAHHIKVMASGGVASPTDRIDSTQYSMDELRAIVEEADAANRYVAAHAYTARSVSRALCAGIRSIEHGNLIDESNVAEFLEHDAFLVPTLVTYWALKAEGREFGLPEESWRKVDDVLGAGLAALEMAHRAGVKIVYGSDLLGGMHRHQNEEFRIRSEVQQPLDIIRSATSTAADLLGMTGEIGTLRVGALADLVVLDGDPLADIANLADPEHIRHVVQHGALV; translated from the coding sequence GTGACCGCCCTGCTGCTGCGTTCCGGAAAGCTGCTCGACGTCGAATCCGGTGAGTACGCCGAAGGCGACCTGCTGTGCGTGGGTGGCCGGATCGCCGAGACCGGCCCCGGCCTGACCGCGCCGGAAGGCGCGCGGACGGTGGAGCTGGGCGGCGCCGCCGTCCTGCCCGGGCTGATCGACGCGCACGTGCACGTCACCGCCGCCACCGCCGACCTCAGCGCGCTGCCGTCGTGGTCGCCGTCCTACGCCACCGCGCATGCCGCGCAGATCATGGGGCGGATGCTCGACCGTGGTTTCACCACGGTCCGCGACGCCTCGGGCGCCGACTTCGGGCTGGCCGACGCGCAGGCCGAAGGTCTGATCCGCGGGCCGCGGCTGGCGTTTTGCGGCAAGGCGCTGAGCCAGACCGGCGGGCACGGCGACGGCCGCCCGCGCGGCACCCAGGTGCACGACGGCCACCAGTGCTGCGCCGGGCTGGGCAGGATCGCCGACGGCGTGGACGCGGTGCGTGCGGCGGCGCGCGATGAGCTGCGCAAGGGCGCGCACCACATCAAGGTGATGGCCAGCGGCGGGGTGGCCTCGCCGACCGACCGCATCGATTCCACCCAGTACTCGATGGACGAACTGCGGGCCATCGTGGAAGAAGCCGACGCCGCAAACCGCTACGTTGCCGCGCACGCCTACACGGCGCGCTCCGTGAGCAGGGCGCTGTGTGCGGGTATCCGGTCGATCGAGCACGGCAACCTCATCGACGAGTCCAATGTGGCAGAGTTCCTGGAGCACGACGCGTTCCTGGTGCCGACCCTGGTGACCTATTGGGCGTTGAAGGCCGAGGGCCGCGAGTTCGGGCTGCCGGAGGAGAGCTGGCGCAAGGTCGACGACGTGCTCGGGGCCGGGTTGGCGGCGCTGGAGATGGCGCACCGCGCAGGCGTCAAGATCGTCTACGGCAGCGACCTGCTCGGCGGCATGCACCGCCACCAGAACGAGGAGTTCCGGATCCGCAGCGAGGTCCAGCAGCCGCTGGACATCATCCGCTCGGCGACCAGCACCGCCGCCGACCTCCTCGGCATGACCGGCGAGATCGGCACGCTGCGGGTGGGTGCCCTGGCCGATCTGGTGGTCCTGGACGGCGACCCGCTGGCCGACATCGCCAACCTCGCCGACCCCGAGCACATCCGCCACGTCGTCCAGCACGGTGCTCTGGTGTGA
- a CDS encoding GAF domain-containing protein, giving the protein MNLSTVEKRIRQEVGVRLFTVLAWLPGRCVLHRAHTSHPEQYPVGGEKSVEVAADWLDRCIRQQKPFFGPDAESVRQVFADHALIAELGCGSVINVPVIGTDGTTLGTLALLDAEHAYGPAQVDRAVELAALAVPALAELVQRLDNNQEESNS; this is encoded by the coding sequence ATGAACTTGTCCACTGTGGAAAAGCGAATCCGGCAGGAGGTCGGCGTCCGGCTGTTCACCGTTCTCGCCTGGCTGCCCGGCCGGTGCGTGCTGCACCGGGCGCACACCAGCCACCCCGAGCAGTACCCGGTGGGCGGCGAGAAGTCCGTCGAGGTCGCCGCCGACTGGCTGGACCGTTGCATCCGGCAGCAGAAGCCGTTCTTCGGGCCCGACGCCGAGTCGGTCCGCCAGGTCTTCGCCGACCACGCGCTGATCGCGGAGCTCGGTTGCGGCTCGGTGATCAACGTGCCCGTCATCGGCACCGACGGCACCACGCTGGGCACCCTCGCCCTTCTCGACGCCGAGCACGCCTACGGTCCGGCCCAGGTGGACCGGGCCGTCGAACTGGCCGCGCTGGCCGTTCCCGCGCTGGCCGAACTCGTCCAACGCCTCGACAACAACCAGGAGGAGTCGAACTCGTGA
- a CDS encoding MFS transporter produces the protein MSLLARLDRLPLSRPHYLLLLLGGLGYTFDGMDSAVVAFLLPSVQDEWGLTNAQLGLIGSATPFGFLFGATCAGLLGDRIGRRKVMMWALAVYALFSIVGAMSPNYEVFLGARVLAGFGAGAESAIIAPFLSEFVPATRRGWFVGALAGFFSFGFVAAALLGRFVVQPVPDGWRWAQVITAVPIVMLLWWRRSLPESPRYLLANGRTAEAERVVLDLERKVQAATKAPLPPVPEAVLEKPAEARKIGLFSALKYLWTGRMARRTAITWLIWFVITFSYYGFFTWIPTLLVQQGITITKSFEFSIIIYLAQVPGYFSAAWLGEFLDRKNTIALYLAGAAASAFWMSQMTDPVMITTSAAVLSFFLNGTYAAVYSYTPEVFPTWIRASGTGLSSAFGRVGSIIAPSVIGMSAASLGFAGVFGMTTAVLAVGVVCTLLFGLSTAGRSLEDLTETDTRKAATR, from the coding sequence GTGTCCCTGCTAGCCCGGTTGGACCGGCTCCCGCTGAGCCGGCCGCACTACCTGCTGTTGCTGCTCGGCGGGCTCGGCTACACCTTCGACGGAATGGACTCCGCCGTGGTGGCCTTCCTGTTGCCGAGCGTGCAAGACGAGTGGGGGCTGACCAATGCGCAGCTCGGCCTGATCGGCTCGGCCACCCCGTTCGGCTTCCTGTTCGGCGCCACCTGCGCGGGGCTGCTCGGCGACCGCATCGGCCGCCGCAAGGTGATGATGTGGGCGCTGGCCGTCTACGCGCTGTTCTCGATCGTCGGCGCGATGTCGCCGAACTACGAGGTCTTCCTCGGCGCCCGGGTGCTCGCCGGGTTCGGCGCGGGTGCGGAGAGCGCGATCATCGCGCCGTTCCTGTCCGAGTTCGTCCCCGCCACCCGGCGCGGCTGGTTCGTCGGTGCCCTGGCCGGGTTCTTCTCCTTCGGCTTCGTCGCGGCCGCGCTGCTGGGCCGGTTCGTGGTGCAGCCGGTGCCTGACGGCTGGCGCTGGGCACAGGTGATCACCGCAGTGCCGATCGTGATGCTGCTGTGGTGGCGGCGCTCGCTGCCGGAATCGCCGCGCTACCTGCTGGCCAACGGCAGGACCGCCGAAGCCGAGCGGGTCGTGCTCGACCTGGAGCGCAAGGTGCAGGCCGCGACGAAGGCGCCGCTGCCGCCGGTGCCGGAGGCGGTGTTGGAGAAGCCCGCCGAGGCGCGCAAAATCGGCCTGTTCTCCGCGCTGAAGTACCTGTGGACCGGCCGGATGGCGCGGCGCACCGCGATCACCTGGCTGATCTGGTTCGTGATCACCTTCTCCTACTACGGCTTCTTCACCTGGATCCCCACACTGCTGGTGCAGCAGGGCATCACGATCACCAAGAGCTTCGAGTTCTCGATCATCATCTACCTCGCGCAGGTGCCGGGATACTTCTCGGCGGCGTGGCTGGGCGAGTTCCTGGACCGCAAGAACACCATCGCGCTGTACCTGGCGGGCGCGGCGGCCAGCGCGTTCTGGATGTCCCAGATGACCGATCCGGTCATGATCACGACCTCGGCGGCGGTCCTGTCGTTCTTCCTCAACGGCACGTATGCGGCGGTGTACTCCTACACCCCGGAGGTGTTCCCGACCTGGATCCGCGCGTCGGGCACCGGACTGTCCAGCGCGTTCGGCCGCGTCGGCAGCATCATCGCGCCGTCGGTGATCGGCATGTCCGCCGCTTCGCTGGGCTTTGCGGGCGTGTTCGGCATGACCACGGCGGTGCTCGCCGTCGGAGTGGTTTGCACCCTGCTGTTCGGGTTGTCCACGGCAGGCCGGTCGCTGGAGGACCTGACCGAAACCGACACGCGGAAGGCGGCCACCCGATGA
- a CDS encoding MurR/RpiR family transcriptional regulator: MTTDSATSSAAGESDGFETWLRGRVPERGLRSKGASVLEVLLTQPRRASYSSAAEAAELAGVNVATVSRTAQALGFSGWSDLQQELRARYLSSLSAPEVAAAQRTEGELGTASLRRDLESLAVLNRRLDEQQIRTIAEAIAQARRVLIIANGSYVAVGSALGHNVRLAGYDATVVRDDADLANSVSRIEPGDVLVAISFWRLYQSTVTAAEEASNRGARVFALTDAASPALAAAAEQVVLIPAEGVAFFPSLAPGLAVAQAIAAQLSTVDPERTRRSIEAAETQWSRFGLMHRQPRRS, from the coding sequence ATGACCACCGACAGCGCCACCAGCAGCGCGGCCGGGGAATCCGACGGATTCGAGACCTGGCTGCGCGGGCGCGTGCCCGAGCGCGGACTGCGCAGCAAGGGCGCGTCGGTGCTGGAGGTGCTGCTGACGCAGCCCCGACGGGCGTCCTACAGCTCCGCCGCCGAGGCCGCCGAGCTGGCCGGGGTCAACGTCGCGACGGTGAGCCGGACCGCGCAGGCCCTCGGCTTCAGCGGCTGGTCGGACCTGCAGCAGGAACTGCGGGCGCGCTACCTGTCCTCGCTGAGCGCCCCGGAAGTCGCCGCCGCGCAGCGCACCGAGGGCGAGTTGGGGACCGCGTCGCTGCGCCGCGACCTGGAGTCGCTGGCCGTGCTGAACCGACGATTGGACGAGCAGCAGATCCGGACCATCGCCGAGGCTATCGCGCAGGCCCGGCGGGTGCTGATCATCGCCAACGGCAGCTACGTCGCGGTCGGCTCGGCGCTCGGGCACAACGTGCGGCTGGCCGGGTACGACGCGACGGTGGTGCGCGACGACGCCGACCTGGCCAACTCGGTGTCCCGGATCGAGCCCGGCGACGTGCTGGTGGCGATCAGCTTCTGGCGGCTGTACCAGAGCACGGTGACGGCGGCCGAAGAGGCAAGCAACCGCGGCGCCCGGGTCTTCGCCCTCACCGACGCGGCCAGCCCTGCGCTGGCCGCCGCAGCCGAGCAGGTCGTGCTGATCCCCGCCGAGGGCGTGGCGTTCTTCCCCTCGCTCGCACCGGGATTGGCGGTCGCCCAGGCCATCGCCGCCCAGCTGTCCACTGTGGATCCCGAGCGGACCCGCCGGTCCATTGAGGCAGCCGAGACCCAGTGGTCCCGCTTCGGCCTGATGCACCGCCAGCCCCGCCGCAGTTGA
- a CDS encoding serine hydrolase: MGFAERLRAELAFDGLPGRAGFAAWDLDEQEPVLVDAEQVMHAASTIKVLIMIAALRAVQEGRIELDEYVELPAERVGGFGILRELPSVARISLRDLITLMIVISDNAATNAVIDAVGFEAIRDCAADLGCTATRVERRLMDPNAHGRNETTALDQARVLDALARGAALPPELTEHALEVLSKQQVRDRLPALLPEGAQCWNKTGELLGLRHDVGLIGADRPRAVVAVLVDELTDERSRTGYRGGPACDVIAALGAAAYRALA, from the coding sequence ATGGGGTTTGCGGAGCGGTTGCGGGCCGAGTTGGCGTTCGACGGCCTCCCCGGGCGGGCCGGGTTCGCGGCCTGGGACCTCGACGAGCAGGAGCCCGTGCTGGTCGATGCGGAGCAGGTCATGCACGCCGCCAGCACGATCAAGGTGCTGATCATGATCGCCGCGCTGCGCGCCGTGCAGGAGGGGCGGATCGAGCTGGACGAATACGTCGAGTTGCCCGCCGAGCGGGTCGGCGGGTTCGGCATCCTGCGGGAACTCCCCAGCGTGGCGCGGATTTCGCTGCGTGACCTGATCACGCTGATGATCGTGATCAGCGACAACGCCGCCACGAACGCGGTGATCGACGCGGTCGGGTTCGAGGCGATCCGGGACTGCGCCGCCGACTTGGGGTGCACGGCGACCCGTGTCGAGCGCCGGCTGATGGACCCCAACGCCCACGGCCGCAACGAGACCACCGCGCTGGACCAGGCGCGCGTGCTCGACGCGTTGGCCAGGGGAGCGGCGCTGCCACCGGAGCTGACCGAGCACGCGCTGGAAGTCCTGTCCAAGCAGCAGGTTCGGGACCGGCTGCCCGCGTTGCTGCCGGAAGGGGCGCAGTGCTGGAACAAGACCGGCGAGCTGCTCGGGCTGCGCCACGACGTGGGGCTGATCGGCGCCGACCGGCCACGAGCGGTGGTCGCGGTGCTGGTCGACGAGCTCACCGACGAACGCTCCCGCACCGGCTACCGTGGAGGCCCCGCCTGCGACGTCATCGCAGCCCTGGGAGCAGCGGCATACCGCGCGCTGGCGTGA